In Helicobacter ibis, a genomic segment contains:
- a CDS encoding permease — translation MEVKLLESLKLFCVYFIELSLLFIAISAVVSFINHKCKNVFEKHLSEDSYSSYLKAMLLGALTPFCSCSTIPLFRAFLNTNVAFGVCIAYLFTSPLINPIIIAMLFVSFGWQITFIYSAFLFVVIFIISILIQKLDTQKFLKEDFKSTNTLSFSANNQAQNPAKITSFSIKKPQSCCDESKNANTGCCDNTLKDKLSFKEILFQSFKDYKKLIPYITIGMGIGAFIHGFVPQDFLQDSLSDFGVLSIIFAAFIGILLYIRVETIIPIGLALLEAGVNEGVIFSFLIAGAGCSLPELILLKGMFRINFLALFVGLILLIAISFGSLIYFF, via the coding sequence GTGGAAGTAAAATTATTAGAATCTCTTAAGCTATTTTGTGTTTATTTTATCGAGCTTTCTTTGCTCTTTATTGCTATCTCTGCTGTTGTTAGCTTTATTAATCATAAATGCAAGAATGTTTTTGAAAAACACCTAAGCGAAGATTCTTATTCTAGCTATCTTAAAGCTATGCTTCTTGGTGCTCTTACTCCTTTTTGTTCTTGCTCTACCATTCCATTATTTCGTGCATTTTTAAATACAAATGTAGCCTTTGGCGTGTGTATTGCTTATCTATTTACCTCACCTTTAATTAATCCCATTATCATTGCTATGCTTTTTGTATCTTTTGGGTGGCAAATTACTTTTATATATAGTGCTTTTTTGTTTGTTGTTATTTTTATTATTTCCATTTTAATCCAAAAACTAGATACGCAAAAATTTTTAAAAGAGGATTTTAAAAGCACAAATACTTTATCATTTTCTGCTAATAATCAAGCTCAAAATCCTGCCAAAATCACTTCTTTTAGTATCAAAAAACCTCAAAGTTGTTGTGATGAGAGTAAAAATGCAAACACAGGTTGCTGTGATAACACACTTAAAGATAAATTAAGTTTTAAAGAAATTTTATTTCAATCTTTCAAAGATTATAAAAAGCTTATCCCATACATTACCATAGGTATGGGTATTGGGGCTTTTATACATGGATTTGTGCCACAAGACTTCTTGCAAGATTCTCTAAGTGATTTTGGAGTGCTTAGCATAATTTTTGCAGCATTTATTGGAATCTTGCTCTATATTAGAGTGGAGACGATTATCCCTATTGGTTTGGCATTGCTTGAAGCAGGTGTCAATGAAGGTGTGATTTTTAGCTTTTTAATAGCAGGTGCTGGGTGTTCTCTTCCTGAACTTATTTTATTGAAAGGTATGTTTAGAATAAACTTTCTAGCACTTTTTGTGGGACTTATTTTACTTATTGCGATTAGCTTTGGCAGTCTTATTTATTTTTTCTAA
- a CDS encoding methylated-DNA--[protein]-cysteine S-methyltransferase, protein MYYTYFSSQLGNLMLTANCSALIGLTFQNDCNFKTITNHQYKETNILTQTKKWLDIYFNKKEPKFSVEICLMGSDFQKEVWEILCKIPFGATISYGEIAQAIAKRRNIKRMSAQAVGKAVGSNKIAIIVPCHRVIGSNGSLIGYAGGLEKKSTLLKLEGVL, encoded by the coding sequence ATGTATTACACATATTTTAGCTCACAACTTGGCAACCTTATGCTAACTGCAAATTGCAGTGCTTTAATCGGACTAACCTTTCAAAACGATTGCAATTTTAAAACAATTACAAATCATCAATACAAAGAAACAAATATATTGACACAAACTAAAAAATGGTTAGATATTTACTTCAATAAAAAAGAACCAAAATTTAGTGTAGAAATATGCTTGATGGGTAGTGATTTCCAAAAAGAAGTATGGGAAATTTTATGCAAAATACCTTTTGGAGCAACAATAAGCTATGGAGAGATCGCACAAGCTATCGCTAAAAGACGCAATATAAAACGCATGTCAGCTCAAGCAGTAGGCAAAGCTGTGGGAAGCAATAAAATTGCAATTATTGTGCCATGTCATAGGGTCATTGGCTCAAATGGTAGTTTAATAGGATATGCAGGGGGCTTAGAAAAGAAAAGCACATTATTAAAACTAGAGGGTGTTTTATAG
- a CDS encoding HsdM family class I SAM-dependent methyltransferase, which yields MLDNILPLVKKLKTADIAGRLFNSITKWLEVLDNEKNDVVLTPRYVVDLMVALARVNKDFFVWDYATGSGAFLISSMNAMIKDCENIKSPKEKEEKIAHIKAYQLLGIEKRTDIYLLGILNMILLDDGSANLLHKDSLKEFEGNYEQGDKKGKSFPANVFLLNPPYSAEGKGFIFVDRALKRMQKGRAVVIIQENAGSGNGLPYTKNILEHSSLLASIKMPNDLFVGKSSVQTAIYVFEVGVKHGYIRAARKKSKASVNLKDTNNAKARYEELVNIVLYGSKYLNYYKDFYIEDCINLEGKDWTCSQHRKIDTKPTLEDFKKSVSEYLAWEVSNILKQEGFTQGKF from the coding sequence GTGCTTGATAATATCTTGCCACTTGTAAAAAAGCTAAAAACCGCAGATATTGCTGGAAGACTTTTTAATTCCATTACTAAATGGCTGGAAGTGCTAGATAATGAAAAAAATGATGTCGTGCTTACACCTAGATATGTCGTAGATCTTATGGTAGCACTTGCAAGAGTAAATAAAGATTTTTTTGTGTGGGACTATGCGACAGGTTCAGGTGCTTTTCTTATCTCTTCAATGAATGCAATGATAAAAGATTGCGAAAATATCAAAAGCCCAAAAGAAAAAGAAGAAAAAATCGCTCACATCAAAGCTTATCAACTCTTAGGTATAGAAAAACGCACTGATATTTATTTGCTTGGAATCTTAAATATGATTTTGCTTGATGATGGCAGTGCAAATTTGTTACATAAAGATAGTTTGAAAGAATTTGAAGGCAACTACGAGCAAGGTGATAAAAAAGGCAAAAGTTTCCCAGCTAATGTCTTTTTATTAAATCCTCCTTATTCTGCAGAAGGTAAAGGATTTATCTTTGTAGATAGAGCATTAAAAAGAATGCAAAAAGGCAGGGCAGTAGTGATTATCCAAGAAAATGCTGGAAGTGGGAATGGGCTTCCTTATACCAAAAATATTTTAGAGCATTCAAGCCTTTTGGCAAGTATCAAAATGCCAAATGATTTATTTGTAGGAAAATCAAGCGTGCAAACAGCTATTTATGTGTTTGAAGTGGGAGTTAAGCATGGTTATATAAGAGCGGCAAGGAAAAAGTCAAAAGCAAGTGTCAATCTAAAAGATACCAATAACGCAAAAGCAAGATATGAAGAACTTGTAAATATCGTGCTTTATGGCTCAAAATATTTAAATTATTACAAAGATTTTTATATAGAAGATTGCATTAATTTAGAAGGTAAAGACTGGACTTGCTCACAGCATAGAAAAATCGATACCAAGCCAACACTAGAAGATTTTAAAAAAAGTGTGAGTGAATATCTTGCTTGGGAAGTGAGTAATATTTTAAAACAAGAAGGATTTACGCAGGGAAAGTTCTAA
- a CDS encoding ArsR/SmtB family transcription factor: protein MDKFLNIIGALNDESRVLILAFLAQNGELCVCDLQNSLNMIQSRLSRHLKILKDSGFLEVRRKGTWAYYKIMEDLSLFHLQCLETIKELNLSLPSLKKSCKN from the coding sequence ATGGATAAATTTTTAAATATCATTGGTGCGTTAAATGATGAAAGTAGAGTGCTAATACTAGCCTTTTTGGCTCAAAATGGTGAACTTTGCGTATGTGATTTGCAAAATTCTTTAAATATGATTCAATCGCGCCTCTCACGCCATTTAAAAATATTAAAAGATTCTGGATTTTTAGAAGTTAGACGTAAAGGCACTTGGGCATATTATAAGATAATGGAGGATTTATCCCTTTTTCATCTCCAGTGCTTAGAGACTATAAAGGAACTTAATTTATCACTCCCTTCACTTAAGAAGAGTTGCAAGAATTAG
- a CDS encoding DUF2147 domain-containing protein, with product MNFKIIGCFMISAGFAFTNDINGIYLLPKDSKDKQSVVEIFSKNKAFYGVGFTTTNGIRCRF from the coding sequence ATGAATTTTAAGATAATTGGCTGTTTTATGATTAGTGCTGGTTTTGCATTTACAAATGATATAAATGGTATCTATCTTTTACCAAAAGATTCTAAAGATAAACAAAGTGTGGTAGAGATTTTTAGCAAAAATAAAGCATTTTATGGTGTTGGATTTACAACCACAAATGGAATTAGATGTAGATTCTAA
- a CDS encoding phytoene desaturase family protein — MDTQFDAIIIGSGLGGLSCAATLSKANKKVLVLEQHSLIGGCATCFKRKGMLVDAGLHEMDFGTEKRDMKHAIFKHLGLDKKLYLITLPSAWSIVEQDKPNKILTIPHGNTKEALIAAFPHEKEGIEKYFKKLGFQSFLIRSFPFDMKFIDFFFAPITTLIFFAYNMVRNKSVGEVLDSCIKDPKLKRILNINISYYHHNPFKFIWSYHAIAQNNYYNKGVYIKGGSQKLSDTLSEIVRENGGEVRADSDVVEILCDDKSVKGVKYIDKKTKQEIEVYADTIIANCDPHIVYTKLLKNLTPSEYKKDSRLTEDFTLTSSLISLYMIFDKNLSEIYPNMDYSTFLVDEKYFNRPFDSKNADSANTQIECRDFAFVNYSKIDSGLSDRDDRYLGVGAVYSYYEEWDNLDKVAYKAKKQELQDALVKRLESVYPNIMEHCIHIELATPKTIERYTRTRKGVIYGYDQDKEGFIGRERFKSKSIKNLYFASSFGFPGGGFTGAILGGYRTARKILDPYFYAKRITLCVIFGTAVGIGISALIKMI; from the coding sequence ATGGATACACAATTTGATGCAATTATCATTGGTTCTGGGCTTGGTGGCTTAAGCTGTGCAGCTACGCTATCAAAGGCCAATAAAAAAGTGCTTGTATTAGAACAACATAGCTTGATTGGTGGATGTGCTACTTGTTTTAAGAGAAAAGGTATGCTTGTAGATGCAGGATTACACGAAATGGATTTTGGTACAGAAAAACGAGATATGAAACACGCGATTTTCAAACATCTTGGATTGGATAAAAAACTGTATCTTATCACACTTCCTAGTGCATGGAGTATCGTAGAGCAAGATAAGCCAAATAAGATTCTAACAATCCCACATGGCAATACAAAAGAAGCACTTATTGCAGCATTCCCACACGAAAAAGAAGGCATTGAAAAATACTTTAAAAAGCTTGGCTTTCAAAGCTTTTTAATAAGAAGCTTCCCGTTTGATATGAAATTTATCGATTTCTTCTTTGCGCCAATAACTACACTTATATTCTTTGCTTATAATATGGTGCGCAATAAAAGCGTGGGCGAAGTGTTAGATTCGTGTATCAAAGATCCTAAACTAAAGAGAATTTTAAATATTAATATCTCCTATTATCATCATAATCCATTTAAATTTATTTGGAGCTATCACGCCATAGCACAAAACAACTACTACAATAAAGGTGTATATATAAAAGGTGGCTCACAAAAGCTTTCAGATACACTTAGTGAGATAGTTAGAGAAAATGGCGGGGAAGTGAGGGCAGATTCTGATGTAGTAGAGATTTTGTGTGATGATAAAAGTGTAAAAGGTGTAAAATATATAGATAAAAAGACTAAACAAGAAATAGAAGTCTATGCAGATACAATCATCGCAAATTGCGATCCGCATATAGTATATACAAAGCTTTTAAAAAATCTTACTCCAAGTGAATATAAAAAAGATTCTAGACTTACAGAGGATTTCACGCTTACCTCATCACTCATCTCACTCTATATGATATTTGATAAGAATCTAAGCGAGATCTATCCAAATATGGACTACTCTACTTTCCTTGTAGATGAGAAATATTTTAATCGCCCTTTTGATTCTAAGAATGCAGATTCTGCAAATACACAAATAGAGTGCCGTGATTTTGCCTTTGTGAATTACTCAAAAATTGATAGTGGGCTAAGCGATAGAGATGATAGATATCTTGGTGTTGGTGCGGTGTATAGCTATTATGAAGAATGGGATAATTTAGATAAAGTTGCCTATAAAGCCAAAAAACAAGAACTCCAAGATGCACTAGTGAAGCGATTAGAGAGCGTGTATCCTAATATTATGGAGCACTGTATCCATATAGAGCTCGCCACGCCAAAGACGATTGAGCGCTACACACGCACAAGAAAAGGTGTGATTTATGGATACGATCAAGATAAAGAAGGTTTTATTGGTAGAGAGAGGTTTAAATCAAAGAGTATCAAGAATCTCTACTTTGCTTCTAGCTTTGGCTTCCCAGGTGGAGGATTTACCGGTGCGATTTTAGGCGGATATAGAACCGCAAGAAAGATTTTAGATCCCTATTTTTATGCAAAAAGGATTACATTATGTGTGATCTTTGGCACCGCAGTTGGTATTGGGATAAGTGCATTAATAAAAATGATATAA
- a CDS encoding DUF2147 domain-containing protein — MELDVDSNNPNKSLQNRPIRGSIFLNMKCNNNKCNGKIYSFEKGKTYPIKAMLKNNTLEIKVDVLFGPMFIWQKLDETQALKYNNERLDINALELMQ, encoded by the coding sequence ATGGAATTAGATGTAGATTCTAATAATCCAAATAAAAGCCTACAAAATCGCCCTATCCGTGGCAGTATATTTTTAAATATGAAGTGTAATAATAATAAATGTAATGGCAAGATCTATAGTTTTGAAAAAGGCAAAACCTATCCAATTAAAGCTATGCTAAAAAATAACACGCTAGAAATAAAAGTGGATGTGCTTTTTGGTCCTATGTTTATTTGGCAAAAGCTAGACGAAACACAAGCACTCAAATATAATAATGAACGATTAGATATAAATGCACTTGAATTGATGCAATAA
- a CDS encoding HTH domain-containing protein, producing the protein MQKYTFRQFIIDVLGSSSQPLTFMEIWESGVKMGLDKKLGSIGKTPWHNISALLYTDIKNEDSLFYITSKQPTTFYLKNKVILTQSIQLQKEHPAKHTKENIKERSLHPLLVKFLYENPNFNLYCKTIFHEKSTKSISGRDKWNYPDIVGVHFPFENDYEQETLSLLKNTNQFNFKFYAFELKVRLSWSNLKESYFQAVSNSSFANEGYLVVFEEFDDEILEELIRLNASFGIGVIRLESNTIDSNIILPSHKRELDIATLNMLVEKNPNFKEFIQTINEDLEIGKRHRISKNRYDTILDDEAMQRHIEVNKLNNI; encoded by the coding sequence ATACAAAAATACACATTCAGACAATTTATCATTGATGTTTTAGGAAGCTCATCACAACCCCTTACCTTTATGGAGATTTGGGAGAGTGGTGTAAAAATGGGGCTAGATAAGAAGCTAGGAAGCATCGGCAAGACACCTTGGCACAATATTAGTGCATTGCTTTATACTGATATTAAAAATGAAGATTCTCTTTTTTATATCACTTCCAAACAGCCTACAACTTTTTATTTAAAAAATAAGGTAATTCTTACGCAATCCATTCAACTCCAAAAAGAACACCCAGCAAAACATACTAAAGAGAATATAAAAGAACGTTCCCTCCACCCACTTTTAGTAAAATTCTTGTATGAAAATCCTAATTTTAATCTCTATTGCAAAACTATTTTTCATGAAAAAAGCACAAAAAGCATAAGCGGACGTGATAAGTGGAATTATCCTGATATTGTGGGAGTGCATTTTCCTTTTGAAAATGACTACGAGCAAGAGACGCTAAGTTTATTAAAAAACACTAATCAATTTAACTTTAAATTCTATGCCTTTGAGCTAAAGGTGCGTCTTTCGTGGAGTAATTTAAAAGAATCTTATTTTCAAGCTGTCTCAAACTCTAGCTTTGCAAACGAGGGATATTTGGTGGTTTTTGAAGAGTTTGATGATGAGATTTTAGAGGAGCTTATACGTTTAAATGCTAGCTTTGGTATTGGCGTGATAAGGTTAGAATCTAACACAATTGATAGTAACATTATCCTCCCTTCGCACAAAAGAGAGCTTGATATTGCAACGCTTAATATGCTTGTGGAGAAAAATCCAAATTTTAAGGAGTTTATCCAAACTATCAATGAAGATCTAGAGATTGGCAAACGCCACAGAATCTCTAAAAATAGATACGATACAATCCTAGATGATGAAGCAATGCAAAGGCATATAGAAGTCAATAAGCTAAATAATATATAA